The nucleotide window CCTCCTTCAGCTTGTATACGAGGCACACGGTATACGTGACCTCCGACATTCGCCTTTGGCGATTCATGGTGCGTTTGCGTCGGACGCACGAGCGCGTTGAGTAGATTGACTTCTGCAACGCATCTCCGCAGATCACAGCGTGACTTGAAGCGCTCGGCCGAGATCGCGAAAGTCGTGAGTCCAAATGGTTGTCTGTACCGGAACGTGGTCGAGTTCCGCTTCAACGTGTGATGTGAGCTGATCCTGCTCCGCGGGCCCCGTCGATCTTCGTGATCGGCGGGGCTTCGTCGCCTCGTTCTTGTCTTTCCGCATCGAGCAATCAGTGCTATCATGGTTGATAGCAAGAGGAGGTGGCTCTGGTGTCATCCATCATCGTGCGTGGTCTCGATGACCACGTGAAGGAACAGCTCGCATCGCAGGCGAAGGAGCACGGGCGGTCCATGGAGGCCGAGGTTCGAGACATCCTGACGAAGGCCGCTCGACGGCCGCACATCGGCATGGCTCTTCTGGCCGTGGCGCGGGATGTCGGTGGGGCCGATGAGCTGCCGATTCCGACGCGCGATGATGTCGCACGGGCGGCGGACTTCGAATGATCGTCCTCGACACGAACGTCATCTCGGAGATCTTTCGGCCCTCGCCGGAGCCTCGTGTCGTCGAGTGGCTCGCTTCGCTGACGGGCGACGTCGCGATCACCGCCATCACTCTCGCGGAGTTGCTTGCCGGTGTCCGAAGGCTCCCGGACGGCCGACGCAAAGACGAGCTGGCGCACGGGATCGAGGAAGCGGTAGCACTGTATCGGGGGAGCCGGTCGGTGCTCGCCTTCGATACTGGCGCGGCGGAGCGATACGCGGAGGTGCTCGCGTCGCGTGAGGCAGCAGGTGCGCCGGTCAGTACCGCCGACGCCCAGATCGCCGCGATCTGCCTGGCGCACGGGGCAACCTGCGCTACGCGCAATGTGAAGGATTTCCAGCACACCGGCGTCGAACTCGTGGACCCGTGGAATGTCAACGCGTGAAGCGTCATTCGATCGAGGTCCTCGCCCAGGACGAGCCTGACCCGCCGATCCTCATCCTGCCAATCGCCCCGCTCGAGCTGTGGCCCGAGGGAGACATCGACCTGCGCGGACGGGCTTGGCAGTCGCTGACTGCAGATGGCCCCACGTGCCGAAACTCGGTGGAGTTCCGGTTCGCCGTATAGTCGGGTGCCGTGCGGCATCGTAACGTCGAGGTGAATCGGAGGCGGAGATGAGACTCCACCATGTTCAGGTTTCCATGCCGCGTGGCGAAGAGGACGAGGCGCGTCGCTTCTACGGAGACGCGCTCGGCTTGCAGGAAGTGCAGAAGCCGCCGTCCCTGGCCGGCCGCGGTGGATGCTGGTTCCGCGCCTTCGACGGGGGAGCCGTCGTCGCAGAGATCCACCTCGGGGTCGATGACCCGTTCATCCCGGCGCGGAAGGCGCACCCGGGTCTGGTCTGCGGGTCGCTGGATGAGCTCGAAGCGACGGCCGCACGCATCGAACGCGGCGGCTACGAGCTCTCCTGGGCGGAGCGGGACACGTTCGAGGGGTACGTCCGATTCCACGCTCGGGACGGCTTCGGCAACAGGATCGAAGTGCTCACGCCTGCGGAATAGGCGTACGTCAGGGAGGGATCCTTCCCGGCATGTCTGCAAATGACGCTCGGATCCCCCTATCTCTCCTCCACATGAGGATTTGTGAACTCTGGTTGCCCCCAATCCTCGATATCGACGGTTGGTCGCTTGGCCTCGATGGCAGGCTCGCCGCATGGGAATCAGATACTACGCATACGCTTTCGACGACGAGTTGACTGGATACGCTCTTGCCGATCCTCGCTCGTTTATCGGCAGAGATCCGCTCGCAGATGCGTGGGGCTTCCCGCCGGGAGCTTCCTCCTGGACGGGGATCACCGGGCAGGCGCTTCCCGAGAGGGACATGCTCTATCTCGACAAGGCTTGGTCGCTTCTGCAGGTGATCACCAGGCCTCGACTCCTCGGCGAGTCGCCGCGGCCTGCCTATCGGATGTTCGAAGGGGACGTTGCGTACTGCGACCTCGGGTGGGATCCCTGGGTGCGAGCCATTGCGCCCGAGGAAGTGGCCTCCATCGCCGACGACCTCGACAGCATCGACGACGAAATCATCCGCACGGCGCTGAGTCGCCGAAGTGATTCGGACATTGAATACGCATGTGACTACTTGACCATAGCGAAGCGCTTCGTACGCGGGCTCGCCGCTGATGGGCGTGGATTCGCGTACTTGATCGGATGAAGTCGCCCCAGTCGGAGCGGGCCCGTGGCTGGTGCCTCCTTCAGATCTGTCCCGGTGGAGATCAGCTTAACGGCTGGCGTTAATGACGATCAGTGTTATACGATGTCATCGTGATCAGATCGTTCGATGACAAGGACACCGAGCGCATCTGGAATGAGCAGTACGTCAAACGAGTCGATCGCAACGTGCAGCGGGCGACCCTGCGGAAGCTGGAGATGATCCATGCGGCCAATGATGTCGAGGACCTTCGGATCCCGCCGGGCAACCGCCTGGAGCAGCTGACCGGCAACCGACGCGGTCAGCACTGCATCCGCGTCAACACGCAATGGCGTATCTGCTTCGTCTGGAGAAACGGAGGTGCAGAAGATGTCGAACTCGTCGACTACCACTGAGGCCGACCTCATCGATCCGATCCACCCGGGAGAGATCCTGATGGAGGACTTCATCGAGGGTTTCGGGATCACGCAGAACAAGCTGGCGGTGTCGATCGGCGTTCCACCGCGGCGGATCAACGAGATCGTGCACCGCAAGCGGGGGATCACCGCTGATACGGCGATCCGTCTGGCGCGCTACTTCGGCACGTCCGAGGAGTTCTGGATGAACCTGCAGTCGAACTACGAACTGCGGATCGAACGACGAGAGCTGCGGGACAAGATCGCCGCGATCACGCCGCTGAAGGTCGCGTGAAGAGACCCGCGCGACGGCGCTACCGCAGCACCCGGTAGCGCAGATGGGTTTCGCTCGCGAAAGCCGAGGTGTCGAGTCGCTCGAGTTCGATGCGCTGCCCCAGACCCGCGAACAGCGAGATGCCGTCGCCCAGGAGGACAGGGGCGACATCCAGGTGGAGTTCGTCGACGAGGCCGAGTCGCAGGCATTGCCGTGAGATGCTTCCGCCGAGGAGGCTGACCCATCCATCGCCGGCCGCCTTCCGAGGCCAGTCGGACCGCCTCGGCGATGTCGTCGACGACGAAGGTGTAGCTCGTGCCGTCGCGCTCGACGGGCTCGCTTGGCGTGCGGGTCATCAGGTAGACCGGGACTTTCAGCATGCCGCCGTACGGAAGCTCGTCGTCCTCGATGGTCCGGGTTCTGTTCGCGCCGCCGACCACGGCGCCGATGCGCCGCATCACGTTCTCCACGACCGTGTCGTCCTCCGGCGCGGACGGGCGGCCGAACATCCAGTCGACGCCGCCGTCGGCATCCGCCAAGTACCCGTCGAGGGTGATGGTCGCGTGGACGATCACGGTTGCCATGGTGCTCCTGTCATGCGAGTCGATGGACTCATCAAGCTACGCGAACGCGAGGCCGCGCCGTGCGGCTTGAGCGGACACACGGCTCGGAGGCGACGGGATCTGCGTATGCCGTACGCCACCCATGTCGTCGCGCATTCGGGCCTCATGCCCGCGGAACGCCCGGTTCGAGGGCGCGGCCGATGACACGGGCGGCTTCGGGGAACGCGCCGGGGTTCGGGCCGGAGTAGTTCAGGCGGAGGTAGGGGCCGGTGGGTTCGGCGGGGAACCAGTCGTCGCCGGTGGCGATGACGACGCCCTGGGCCTCGCACTCGCGGGCGAGCCGGTGCGGATCCGTTCCGTCCGGCAGTCGCAGCCACAGGTTCAGGCCTCCGTCGGGTATCGACTCGAGATGGGCGGCCGGCGCGTGATCGCGGAGGGCGTCGACGAGCAGGTCCCGACGCGCGGCGAGCTGCCGGCGGAGGGATCGCAGGTGCGTGCGCCAGGCGGGCTGGGTCACGACGTCGAGGGCGACCGCCTGCAGCGCGCCGCTGACGTACATCGTCTGCGCGCGGACGTCGGCGAGGATGCGGTCGCGTGCGGGGCCCCTCGCGATAAGCCCGGCGACGCGGACCGCCGGAGACAGGCTCTTGGTGAGCGAGCGCAGGTAGACGATGTGGCCGCTGTCGTCGTGGGCGGCGAGCGGTGCGGCATCGACGTCTATGCCGAAGTCGTGCGCCCAGTCGTCCTCGATGAGGAACGCGCCGTGCTCCTCGACGATCCGGCGCACACGGTCGCCGAGCTCGGCCGTCCAGCGGGCGCCGGTCGGATTCGCGAAGTTCGGCTGCGCGTAGAACGCGCGCGCCCCGGTCTGCGAGAAGGCCCGGTCGAGGTCGCCCGGATCCGGTCCGTTCGGCCCGGCGGGGATCGGGACGAGGCCGACTCCGACCTGGGCGGCGGCGAGGATCGCACCCCAGTAACTCGGCGACTCGATGAGCAGGGGCCGCCCCGGCCCGACGAGGGTTCGGAAGAGGGTGCTGAGGCCGCTCTGGCTGCCCGGGAGGACCACGACGTCGCTCGCGGACGGCGGGGCGAGGTCGACGCGCATGCTCGCGCCGAGCTCCGACGCGAACCAGGACTGCAGTTCGGGCATGCCGGGCGCCGGCGGGCGGCTCACCACGGCATCGCTGCGGGCGACCCGGGCGAAGGCGGCCCGCACCAGCCGTTCCGGCAGGAGTTCCTTGTCGGGGTAGCCGGAGTGGAGGGCGATCACATCGTTCGGGGTCGTGCGGAGCGCCGACGCCCGGCCCGGGATGCGGTTCGGCGGCGAGCCGAGCGCCGCCGTTTGCCAGCCGTAGTCATGGGGGCGGGCGGTGCGGATCGCGCGGACGAAGGTTCCGACGCCGGGTCGCGATTCGGTGAGGCCCTGCCCGACGAGCGTGCCGAGGGCCTTCTGCACGGTCACGGGGCCGGCGCCGAACTGCGCGGCGATCGAGCGCGTCGAGGGCAGCCGTGCGCCAGGAGGAGCGGCGGCGATCCACTCGCGGAGTGCGGACGCGATCCGCTCACTGCTACCGTAGGACATGTCGGAACACGATACCGCTACTCGCAGTTTCTCGAAACCGCTATCGGCGTCTCGACGGGGTCTGCTGTGGGGCCTGCTCGGCGTCGCCGCGTTCTCGTTCACGATGCCGTTCACCCGGGTCGCCGTCGAGGGCGGGGCCATGTCGCCGCTCTTCGTCGGCTCCGGCCGTGCCGTGATCGCGGCGCTGCTGGCCGGCTCGGCCCTGCTCGTCACACGCCAGCCGCCGCCGCGGGGCAGGCAGTGGCTGCAACTCGCCGTCGTCGCCGGCGGGGCGGTGATCGGCTTCCCGCTCCTGACTTCCTTCGCCTTGACGACCGCGCCCGCAAGCCACGGAGCGGTCGTGGTCGCCCTCCTGCCGGCGGCGACCGCCGTCGTCGCCGTGCTCCGCACCGGGGAACGGCCCGCCGCCTCCTTCTGGATCGCCGCCTCCCTGGGGGCGGGCGCGGCCGTCGCATTCGCCGTCGTCCAGAGCGGCGGACTCGGCGGCATCCGCACCCCGGAACTGCTGCTGTTCGCCGCCGTCGTCGCCTGCGCGATCGGCTACGCCGAAGGAGGCCTGCTCTCGCGGGCGCTGGGTTCCTGGCAGACGATCTCCTGGGCGCTCCTGCTCGCCGCACCCCTCATGATCGTGCTGACCGGCGTCGCCGTCGTCCGGGATCCGCCGACGGGCACGATGGTCGAATGGAGTGCGTTCGCCTACCTGGCGGTCGTCAGCATGTTCCTCGGCTTCGTCGCCTGGTACCGCGGCCTCGCCATCGGTCCGATGGCGAGGGTGAGCCAGGTGCAGCTCACCCAGCCGGTCATGAGCATCCTCTGGGCGTGGCTGCTGCTCGGCGAGCACATCGGGTGGCGGACCGTCGCCGGCGGCCTGGCCGTGGTCGGATGCGCGCTCCTCGCCGTGCGTGCGCGGAGCCGGCGCGCCGGGCGACACCCCGGGTAGCGCACCCGCTCAGCGGCGCCCGCCGGCATCATCGCCCGAAGCGCAGCGTCACGATCTGGAACGGTCGCAGCGTGAGCGTCGCCGTCGCCCGCTCGGCCTCGACCGAACTCTCGACGAGGGCGGTGGGGGCGAGCTCGCGCTCCAGCAGATCCGTCTCGTGGATGCCGCTCGCCGCGAATCCGGCGGTGAGCCGCGCAGCGGCCCGCACCCCGAGCGCCTCGTAGAGGCGGACGACCACATCGCCGCTGCCGTCCTCGGCGAGCTTGACGGCCTCGACGACGACGCCCGGCGCATCCACCTCGACGATCGGATCGATCCGGTCCACAGCGACACCCTCGACGAGGCGGACCGGCAGGTTCGCCCGGTAGCCCTCCACGACCGTCTCGGTCATGTCGGCGCCGACCGCGAGCCCGACGCGCAGGGAATGCTCGCCCTGGTCCTGGGCGGGGTCGGGGAAGAGCGCGGCGCGGAGCAGCGAGAGCCCGACGACGCTCACCGTGCCGCCGCCCGGGCGGCCGTGCCGGGTGACATCGTGGCCGTAGGTGGAGTCGTTCACGATGGAGATGCCGAAGTCGGGCTCGGCGACGCGGATCCACCGCTGCGCGACCGTCTCGAAACGAGCCGCATCCCACGAGGTGTTCGTGTGCGTTGGGCGCTCCACATGGCCGAACTGGATCTCGGAGACCGCCGAATCGGTGTGCACGTCGACCGGGAAGACGAGCTTCAGCAGCTTCTGCGTCTCATGCCAGTCGAGGTCGAAGGCGAACGACACCACCCGGGAGCCACGGGCCAGCGAGATGCGCTCGGTCGCCCGCGAATCGCCGAACGCGCGCGTCACGACGATCTCCTCGCCCTCGACGCCGATGCGCTCCACCCCGTCGAGATCGGTGACGTCGGAACGGTGCGTCACATCGACATCCCACGCATCCCACTGCGCCGGCGTATCCCGGTGCAGCTGCAGCAGCCCGGCCGCCTCGCCCGGTGCGACCGCCTCGCGCCCGGTGGCGACGTCGACGGCCGAGACGACGAGCCCGCGGCCGTCGACGACGGCACGGACGATGCCGTTGTCCAGCACCCACCCGTCGCCGTGCGGCTCCGGCATGGTGAGGGCGGCCCCGTCGACGGCACCGCCGCCGAGCGCCGCCACCCCGTCGCGGGCATGCGGCGCGGCATTGACCCGCAGCATCCGCTCACCCTCGCCGGCGAGCGCACGCAGGCTCGACGCGATGACGTCCTCCAGCTCGCGGGCGACTGCGGCGTAGCTCCGCTCGGCATCCCGGTACACCCAGGCGATCGACGAGCCGGGCAGGATGTCGTGGAACTGCAGCAGCAGCACCGTCTCCCAGGCGCGTGCGAGGCGCTCGGCCGGGTACTCGGCGCCCGTGCGCACGGCCGCCGTCGCCGCCCACAGCTCGGCCTCGCGCAGCAGGTGCTCGCTGCGACGGTTGCCCTGTTTGGCCGCGAGCTGGCTCGTGTAGGTGCCGCGGTGGAACTCGAGATACAGCTCGCCGACCCACACCTCCGGCTCGGGGTACTCGGCCTCCACGGTCTCGAAGAAGCCGCGCGGGGTGCTGTGCACCACCCGCGGCGAGCCCTCGAGCGAACCCGTGCGGGCGATCGCCTGCGTCATCTCGCGCGTCGGGCCCCCGCCGCCGTCGCCGTACCCGTACGGCAGCAGCGAAGCACCGCTCACCCCTTTATCGGCGAAGTTGCGTTCCGCATGGGCGAGCTCGGCCGCCGACACCACCGAGTTGTAGGTGTCCACGGGCGGGAAATGCGTGTACAGCCGTGTGCCGTCGATGCCCTCCCAACGGAAGGTGTGGTGCGGCATCCGGTTCGTCTCGTTCCACGAGATCTTCTGCGTGAGGAACCAGCGGGCGCCGGCCGCCCGGGCGATCTGCGGGAACGCGCCCGTGTACCCGAAGGAATCCGGCAGCCACACCTCGGGCGAGTCGATCCCGAACTCGCGCATGAAGAAGCCCTTGCCTGCGACGAACTGGCGTGCGAGCGCCTCGCCGCCCGGCAGGTTCGTGTCGGACTCGACCCACATCCCGCCGACCGGCACGAAACGGTCCTCGGCGACGCGTGCGCGGATGCGTTCGAACAGTTCCGGATACGTCTCCTTGATCCACGCGTACTGCTGCGCCGAGGAGGCTGCGAAGACGAACTCCGGATCCTCGTCCATGAGCGAGAGCACGTTCGAGAAGGTGCGGGCGACCTTCCGCACCGTCTCCCGCACCGGCCACAGCCAGGCGGAGTCGATGTGCGCGTGGCCGACGGCGTGCAGGGTGTGCGCGCTCGCCGCGGCGGGGCGTGCGAGGGCCGGGGCGAGCGCCGCACGCCCGGCCGCGGCGGTGCCGGCGACGTCGTGCGGGTCGACGGCGTCGACCATGCGTTCGAGGGCGATGAGGATCTCGGCGCGGCGCGGCGACCCGGCGTCCAATTGGTCGACGAGGCCCCGAAGCGCACGCGTGTCGGCGAGGAGGGCCGCGACCTCGAGATCGCGGAGCCGGAGGTCCACGTGCCGCAGCGTGTAGATCGGCTCGTCGCCGGCGGTGGCCGGGTCGCCGACGGGCGTCGGGTCGAAGGTGAAGAGGCTGCCGACATCGGGGTTGGATGCGCCCTCGATGAACACGTCGACGGTGCCGTCGGCGGCGACCGCCTCGACGACCGCGTTATTGCGCGGGGCGATGCCGCGCACCGGGCGGCCGTCGGTGCTCCACACCATCGCCTCGCACTGGAAGCCGGGCTGGCCGGCCCTGAAGCCCAGGTCGACGACGACTTCGGCGCGGGTGCCGGCCGGCAGCATCCCGTCGTCGTCGCGCCAGGTGCCGGGCACTTCGCCCCGCACCCGGAACCAGGTGGTGCCCCACGGGCGGCCCCAGCGATCCCCGACCGCGATCGGCCGGTAGGCGCCGCCGGCGGCCTCCTCGAAGGCGACGGGCTCGCCGGGCGCCTCCCAGGCCTCCAGCCGGAGCGGCCGGGCGTCGCGGTGCACCGCGCGTTCGAGTCGTTCGCGGACGAAGCGGTCGATGCGGATCTCGGCGAGGGCTGAGCGGTCGTGCATGGAGGGCGGGGCCTTTCGGTGGATCGGTCGGAGGTCGGAGACGGCGGCGTCAGCCCTTGACGGAGCCGGCGAGCGCGAACGCGCCGCCGGAGAGCCGCTGGACGATGACGTAGAGCAGGATCATGGGGGTCGCGTACAACACCGAGTACGCGGCGAGCTGGCCGTAGGCGATGGATCCGTACTGCCCGAAGAAGTTGAAGATCGACACGGCCGCGGGGAACTTCTCGGCGGTGAACAGCAGCACGAACGGCACGAAGAAGTTCCCCCACGCCCCGGTGAACACGAAGATGAACACGACGGCCAGGCCCGGCCGCATGAGCGGCAGCACGATACGGCGGAGCGCCTGCATCGAGCTCGCTCCGTCGACCCAGGCGGCCTCTTCGAGGGAGATCGGCACGGAATCCATGAAATTCTTCAGCATCCAGATCGCCATCGGCAGCGAGGTGGCCGCCATGAACACGATGACGCCCCAGGTCGAATCGAGCAGCTTCAGCGAGACGAAGAGGGCGTAGACGGGCACCATCATCGCGGTGATCGGCAGGCCGGTGCCGAACAGGATGCCGTACATGAACGAGCGCTGGAAGCGCATCCGGTACCGCGAGAGCGGGTAAGCGGCCAGCACGCCGACGACGACGGTGATGACCGCGGTGCCGAGCGAGATCGCGATCGAGTTCAGCAGTGGCTGCCAGGTCAGCTGCCAGGTCATGACCTTCGCGTAGTTGTCCAGCGTCCAGGTCTCGGGCAGGCGCATCGAGACGGTGGGGTCGCCGTCGAATGAGGCGAAGGCGATCCATAGCAGGGGGATGAGGAACAGGATGCCGACGGCCGCGAGGATGACGGACGACAGCAGGGTGTGCGCGCCGCGTCGCGGGGAGGCGACGCTGACCGGCTTGGCTCGGCGCGCCCGGTGCACGGCGATGGGCGGTGTCCGGGTGACGATGCTGATGGTCGAGGTGCGGTCGCTCATGTCAGTCGACCTCCGGCTTCAGGATCCTGATGTAGACGACCGAGAAGGCGGCGCCGATGAGGAGGGTGACGGTCGCGATGGCGGTGCCGTAGCCGAGCTGCGCGAACTTGAACGCCTCCTGGTAGGCGAGCACCGGCAGGGTCGAGGACTGCGTGCCGGGTCCGCCGCCGGTCATCACCCAGATGAGGGTGAAGACGCCGAGGGTCTGCAGCGTCGTCAGCAGCAGGTTCGTCGAGATGGATCGGCGGATCACGGGCAGCGTCACCCGGGTGAAGCGCTGCCAGGCGCCGGCGCCGTCGATGGTGGCGGCTTCGGTGAGCTCGGGCGGTACTTCGGCGAGGGCGGCGTTGTAGACCATCATCGAGAACGCGGTGCCGCGCCAGATGTTCGCGATGATCACCGTCGCGAGCGGGAAGGAGTAGAGCCAGCTGGTGCCTTCGAGGCCGAGCCAGCCGAGCATGACGTTCAGGGTGCCGTCGGTGGAGAAGAACGCGTAGAGGGCGAAGGCCGCGACGATCTCGGGCAGCACCCAGGCGAGCACGACGAGGCCGCCGACGATGGATCGCAGCGGTTTCACGGAGCTGCGCAGCAGCACGGCCAGGGCCATGCCGAGCACGTTCTGGCCGATCACCGCCGAGGCCAGGATGAACACGACCGTGAGCCACAGCGAGTTCCAGAAGTCGGCCGAGGCGAACAGCTCCGCGTAGTTGTCGAGGCCGATGAACTGCGGGTTCGCGGCGCGCGGGCCGGTCATCGCCCGGTCGGTCAGGGAACCGTAGAGCGAGTAGACGATGGGGCCGAGCATGAAGGCCGCGAGCAGCAGGACGGCCGGCAGCAGCGGCAGGAGCCGAGTGAGGGTGCGGCCGGCGGGCCGCGGCCGGGGGGCTGGCCCCCGGCCGCGGGCGACCGTGCCGCGCGGGGCGACGGCGGTCATGTGCGGGATCAGCCGGCCTGCGTGTTCTCCTCGCCGACGATGCCGACGAGTGCCGAGTCGTACTGTTCCTGCGCCTCGGCCGGGGTCGCCTGCCCGGTGAACACGGCCTCGGTCGCGACCGGGATGTTCGAGGAGATCTGCGAGTAGTCTGGGGTGGCCGGGCGGAAGTGCGTGTACGGCACGAGCGAGGAGAAGAACTCGAACGACGCGTTGTAGTCGAGGTACTCCTGGTTCTCGGCGACGTCGGAACGCACGGCGATCTGCCCGGCCTCCTGGTGGTAGAAGAGGGCGTTCTCGGGGGTGAGGGCCTGGGCGATGAAGTCGAACGCGGCCTGGGGGTCGTCGGCGTTGGCGCCCATCGCGAGCGTCCAGCCGCCCGACATCGAGGTGAAGCCGTCGCCGCCGCCGTCCTGCGTGGGCATCGCGGCGAAGCCGAGGGTGTCGTGCCACTCAGGCCATTCGTTCTCGCCCTCGATCCACTGGCTCGGCAGCCAGGAACCGTCGAGGGCGATCCCGAGGCCGCCGGCGGGCAGCAGCTCGGTGCTCACCTTCGTGCCCCAGTTGGCGTCGAGGGCTGCGGCGGGATCGGGCCCGAGGTCTTCCTTCGCGAGCGTCTCGTAGAAGCCGAGGGCGTCGAGGAAGCCCTTCGATCCCGTGACCCATGCGTTCGAGTCGGTGTCGAGCAGTTCGTCCTCGGTGCCGTAGAGCAGCATCTCGAAGCCCTGCATCGACGTCGCCTCGCCGAGCACGTTCGAGGCGTAGATGTTCATCGGCACGACGTCGGGGGAGGCTTTCTTGATGGTGCGGGCCGCGTCGAGGATGTCGTCCCAGCTCTTCGGCGCCCAGTCGGTCGGCAGCCCGGCCGCTTCGAAGACGTCCTTGTTGTAGTAGAGGCCGCGGGTGTCGGTGCCGAGCGAGACCCCGTAGGTCTTGCCGTCGTCGCCGAGGCCCGCCTGCCTGGAGCCTTCGTCGTAGAGCTCCCAGCCGTCCCAGTCGGCGAGGTAGTCGTCGATGGGCTGCAGGTAGCCGGCCGCGGCGTCGGAGCGGATCTGGAAGGTGTCCTCGTAGATTACGTCGGGGGCCGTGTCGGGCGACCCGTTCATGAGCGCGAGCTTCGTGAAGTACTGGTCCTGCTCGGCTTCGATCGGGACGAGTTCGACGGTGCGGCCCGGGTTCGCGGCCTCGTACTCCTTCTTGGCCGTGTGCATGAGCTCGTCCATCGCGGTGAAGGTCGCGGTCTTCTGGTACGCGACGCGGATAGCGCCTTCGTTCGCTTCGCCCTCGCCGCCGGAGCAGCCCGCGAGGGCGGCGGTCAGGGTGACGACCCCGACCAGACCGAGCACCGTCCGTGTTCTGTTCATTCGCAGCTCCTTTGCTGTGGTGGGCGCGGGGTGCGCCGCTCTTTTTCTAAAGTAAATGGAGTTAAACGTCAAGGGTTTCGACCGGCCGGGTGTGGATCGGGTCACGGCCGGATCCGCGCACCGCAGGCGCTCATCCGATCATGAGGCCCGCCGGCCTCGCCGTGAACGCGCCGTCCAGGACGAGACAGGCCGCACCGACCGCCGCGACATCCGTGTGCAGGCGCGTGCCGAGCAACTCGATGCCGCGCGTCGTGGTCGACTCGGTGCTCGTCGCGAGCGCCCTCGCCAGCCGAGGCTCGAGCGCCCGCGAGATGCGGCTCCACATGGGGCCGCCGATGACGACGACGTCGGCATCGAGCAGATTGTTCATCGCGACCATCGCGCGGGCGAGCGACTCGGCCGTCCGGTCGAAGACCGCCCCCGCCCTCGCATCGCCGGCCAGGGCGCGCTCGGTCATCTCGCCGAGCAGCGCCCGCCACTCCGCGGGCGCGGTGCCGGCGCCGAGGCCGGCATC belongs to Agromyces archimandritae and includes:
- a CDS encoding FitA-like ribbon-helix-helix domain-containing protein — translated: MSSIIVRGLDDHVKEQLASQAKEHGRSMEAEVRDILTKAARRPHIGMALLAVARDVGGADELPIPTRDDVARAADFE
- a CDS encoding type II toxin-antitoxin system RelE/ParE family toxin, which encodes MIRSFDDKDTERIWNEQYVKRVDRNVQRATLRKLEMIHAANDVEDLRIPPGNRLEQLTGNRRGQHCIRVNTQWRICFVWRNGGAEDVELVDYH
- a CDS encoding DMT family transporter — translated: MSEHDTATRSFSKPLSASRRGLLWGLLGVAAFSFTMPFTRVAVEGGAMSPLFVGSGRAVIAALLAGSALLVTRQPPPRGRQWLQLAVVAGGAVIGFPLLTSFALTTAPASHGAVVVALLPAATAVVAVLRTGERPAASFWIAASLGAGAAVAFAVVQSGGLGGIRTPELLLFAAVVACAIGYAEGGLLSRALGSWQTISWALLLAAPLMIVLTGVAVVRDPPTGTMVEWSAFAYLAVVSMFLGFVAWYRGLAIGPMARVSQVQLTQPVMSILWAWLLLGEHIGWRTVAGGLAVVGCALLAVRARSRRAGRHPG
- a CDS encoding HigA family addiction module antitoxin, with translation MSNSSTTTEADLIDPIHPGEILMEDFIEGFGITQNKLAVSIGVPPRRINEIVHRKRGITADTAIRLARYFGTSEEFWMNLQSNYELRIERRELRDKIAAITPLKVA
- a CDS encoding alpha-mannosidase → MHDRSALAEIRIDRFVRERLERAVHRDARPLRLEAWEAPGEPVAFEEAAGGAYRPIAVGDRWGRPWGTTWFRVRGEVPGTWRDDDGMLPAGTRAEVVVDLGFRAGQPGFQCEAMVWSTDGRPVRGIAPRNNAVVEAVAADGTVDVFIEGASNPDVGSLFTFDPTPVGDPATAGDEPIYTLRHVDLRLRDLEVAALLADTRALRGLVDQLDAGSPRRAEILIALERMVDAVDPHDVAGTAAAGRAALAPALARPAAASAHTLHAVGHAHIDSAWLWPVRETVRKVARTFSNVLSLMDEDPEFVFAASSAQQYAWIKETYPELFERIRARVAEDRFVPVGGMWVESDTNLPGGEALARQFVAGKGFFMREFGIDSPEVWLPDSFGYTGAFPQIARAAGARWFLTQKISWNETNRMPHHTFRWEGIDGTRLYTHFPPVDTYNSVVSAAELAHAERNFADKGVSGASLLPYGYGDGGGGPTREMTQAIARTGSLEGSPRVVHSTPRGFFETVEAEYPEPEVWVGELYLEFHRGTYTSQLAAKQGNRRSEHLLREAELWAATAAVRTGAEYPAERLARAWETVLLLQFHDILPGSSIAWVYRDAERSYAAVARELEDVIASSLRALAGEGERMLRVNAAPHARDGVAALGGGAVDGAALTMPEPHGDGWVLDNGIVRAVVDGRGLVVSAVDVATGREAVAPGEAAGLLQLHRDTPAQWDAWDVDVTHRSDVTDLDGVERIGVEGEEIVVTRAFGDSRATERISLARGSRVVSFAFDLDWHETQKLLKLVFPVDVHTDSAVSEIQFGHVERPTHTNTSWDAARFETVAQRWIRVAEPDFGISIVNDSTYGHDVTRHGRPGGGTVSVVGLSLLRAALFPDPAQDQGEHSLRVGLAVGADMTETVVEGYRANLPVRLVEGVAVDRIDPIVEVDAPGVVVEAVKLAEDGSGDVVVRLYEALGVRAAARLTAGFAASGIHETDLLERELAPTALVESSVEAERATATLTLRPFQIVTLRFGR
- a CDS encoding VOC family protein, translating into MRLHHVQVSMPRGEEDEARRFYGDALGLQEVQKPPSLAGRGGCWFRAFDGGAVVAEIHLGVDDPFIPARKAHPGLVCGSLDELEATAARIERGGYELSWAERDTFEGYVRFHARDGFGNRIEVLTPAE
- a CDS encoding dihydrofolate reductase family protein, whose product is MSRQCLRLGLVDELHLDVAPVLLGDGISLFAGLGQRIELERLDTSAFASETHLRYRVLR
- a CDS encoding type II toxin-antitoxin system VapC family toxin codes for the protein MIVLDTNVISEIFRPSPEPRVVEWLASLTGDVAITAITLAELLAGVRRLPDGRRKDELAHGIEEAVALYRGSRSVLAFDTGAAERYAEVLASREAAGAPVSTADAQIAAICLAHGATCATRNVKDFQHTGVELVDPWNVNA
- a CDS encoding PLP-dependent aminotransferase family protein; translation: MSYGSSERIASALREWIAAAPPGARLPSTRSIAAQFGAGPVTVQKALGTLVGQGLTESRPGVGTFVRAIRTARPHDYGWQTAALGSPPNRIPGRASALRTTPNDVIALHSGYPDKELLPERLVRAAFARVARSDAVVSRPPAPGMPELQSWFASELGASMRVDLAPPSASDVVVLPGSQSGLSTLFRTLVGPGRPLLIESPSYWGAILAAAQVGVGLVPIPAGPNGPDPGDLDRAFSQTGARAFYAQPNFANPTGARWTAELGDRVRRIVEEHGAFLIEDDWAHDFGIDVDAAPLAAHDDSGHIVYLRSLTKSLSPAVRVAGLIARGPARDRILADVRAQTMYVSGALQAVALDVVTQPAWRTHLRSLRRQLAARRDLLVDALRDHAPAAHLESIPDGGLNLWLRLPDGTDPHRLARECEAQGVVIATGDDWFPAEPTGPYLRLNYSGPNPGAFPEAARVIGRALEPGVPRA